From a single Syntrophorhabdus sp. genomic region:
- a CDS encoding AAA family ATPase: MPVSSRLLQPVSMIVLTGGPCSGKSSSLAYLTEKLSDHGFMVFVVPETATLITGNGIDRRKMDKPGQIVVFEEAIFDMQMSFEDTYKQAVSRIFPERRKVILLDRGIMDIRAFLTDDVFNSILKKKGLTRAAIRHRYDGVIHLVTAADGAAEYYTGENNSARLETPEEALRIDVRTKESWLGHPRFKIIDNSSDFEGKIKRAYSAIARFLGIPDVPPTGEKYLVSHVDLAALPAHQRIDMEQVYLRSKDKREVTRVRRRGQEGAYFHFLARTRHAGTRGLPVEEEELIPEQEYQSLARLMDPKTEVLSRERICFLWNNQYFELDRYRGRHEGLTMLLAESPTRETGMAASMPPFVTIGKRVTDDLRYADRTLARRKSSKPA; this comes from the coding sequence GTGCCTGTTAGTTCCCGCCTGTTGCAGCCTGTGAGCATGATCGTTCTCACGGGAGGGCCCTGTTCGGGGAAGAGCTCGTCGCTCGCCTATCTTACGGAGAAGCTTTCCGACCACGGATTCATGGTCTTCGTGGTCCCCGAGACGGCGACACTCATCACGGGCAATGGCATCGACAGGCGCAAAATGGACAAACCGGGCCAGATAGTGGTCTTCGAGGAGGCCATCTTCGACATGCAGATGTCTTTCGAGGACACCTACAAACAGGCCGTATCGAGGATATTTCCCGAGCGCAGGAAGGTCATACTCCTCGACAGGGGCATCATGGACATCAGGGCCTTTCTCACCGACGATGTCTTCAACAGCATCCTGAAGAAGAAGGGTCTGACACGGGCCGCGATCCGTCATCGGTACGACGGGGTGATCCATCTCGTCACGGCGGCGGACGGCGCCGCCGAGTATTACACGGGAGAGAACAACTCGGCACGCCTCGAGACACCCGAAGAAGCGCTCCGTATAGATGTAAGGACCAAGGAAAGCTGGCTCGGCCACCCCCGTTTCAAGATCATCGACAACAGCAGTGATTTCGAAGGGAAGATAAAAAGGGCGTATTCGGCAATAGCCCGGTTTCTCGGGATACCCGACGTACCTCCCACGGGGGAGAAATACCTTGTCAGCCACGTCGATCTCGCCGCTCTTCCGGCTCATCAGAGGATCGATATGGAGCAGGTGTACCTTCGCTCGAAGGACAAGAGAGAGGTAACGAGGGTACGCAGGAGGGGGCAGGAGGGGGCCTACTTCCACTTCCTCGCAAGGACGAGGCATGCGGGTACCCGCGGTCTTCCGGTGGAAGAGGAGGAACTCATCCCCGAGCAGGAGTACCAGAGCCTCGCCCGCCTTATGGACCCGAAGACGGAGGTCCTCTCCAGGGAGCGCATATGTTTCCTCTGGAACAACCAGTACTTCGAACTGGACAGGTACAGGGGGAGGCATGAGGGACTCACCATGCTCCTTGCGGAGTCTCCCACCCGGGAGACAGGGATGGCCGCCTCCATGCCACCCTTCGTGACCATCGGGAAAAGGGTGACCGATGATCTGCGTTATGCCGACAGGACGCTCGCCCGGCGAAAGAGCAGTAAGCCCGCCTGA